In Gemmata obscuriglobus, a single genomic region encodes these proteins:
- the tsaB gene encoding tRNA (adenosine(37)-N6)-threonylcarbamoyltransferase complex dimerization subunit type 1 TsaB, with protein MTQNWLILETSGRVARVGLARAGAIVGRAELDSSRRHAREMMPTAGALLKAESLAPQDLTGVMASTGPGSYTGLRVGLVTAKALAYALGCELRAVGAFWAVAHQAPAGAQHVWVISDALQGQVYAQRFARQHDDWLPSTDLQITSAKDFAAVIVPEDWLSGPGLAVYDSQLTATNPRVNETDREPRVESIFAVGSRLMRPLTREEMFALEPLYLRGSSAEEKANEPRG; from the coding sequence ATGACTCAGAACTGGCTGATCCTGGAAACCTCCGGCCGGGTCGCTCGCGTCGGACTGGCCCGCGCCGGTGCCATTGTGGGCCGCGCCGAACTCGATTCCTCACGCCGCCACGCCCGCGAGATGATGCCGACCGCCGGCGCTCTTCTAAAAGCCGAATCGCTCGCGCCGCAGGATCTCACGGGCGTGATGGCGAGCACCGGGCCGGGCAGCTACACCGGCCTCCGCGTCGGCCTCGTGACCGCCAAAGCGCTGGCTTACGCCCTTGGATGTGAACTTCGGGCCGTCGGGGCGTTTTGGGCCGTCGCGCACCAAGCGCCCGCAGGGGCTCAGCACGTGTGGGTCATTTCGGACGCGCTTCAGGGGCAAGTGTACGCCCAGCGGTTCGCGCGGCAGCACGACGACTGGCTTCCGAGTACCGATCTGCAAATCACTTCTGCCAAAGATTTTGCGGCCGTAATTGTCCCAGAAGACTGGCTGAGCGGTCCCGGGCTGGCGGTGTACGATTCCCAGCTCACCGCCACCAACCCGCGGGTTAACGAGACCGACCGCGAGCCGCGCGTCGAGAGCATTTTTGCGGTGGGGAGCCGACTCATGCGACCGCTCACCCGTGAAGAAATGTTTGCACTAGAGCCGCTGTACCTGCGTGGCAGTTCCGCTGAGGAAAAAGCGAATGAGCCGCGCGGGTGA
- a CDS encoding ribonuclease HI family protein, whose protein sequence is MSDTATMHIDGASRGNPGAAAYAVVLARPGLPVVEEADTIGTASNNVAEYTALVEGLGLAAELGVKQLQVFSDSELMVKQMAGAYKVKNEDLRTLYEEACRLRKQFESVTITHVRREQNKRADAIGNEALDGRPRKRGQVPPPVHTPRPEDGAGGHPSPASDAPVRTDAVRCLTDAANHWAAKGLKGLPPEAVWEQLWSLLEESGVLKKKAK, encoded by the coding sequence ATGTCGGATACGGCCACCATGCACATCGACGGGGCGTCGCGGGGGAACCCTGGGGCCGCCGCGTACGCGGTGGTGCTCGCGCGCCCGGGGCTTCCGGTCGTCGAGGAGGCGGACACGATCGGCACGGCGTCCAACAACGTCGCGGAGTACACGGCGCTCGTGGAGGGGCTGGGGCTCGCGGCCGAACTCGGGGTGAAACAGCTCCAGGTGTTCAGCGACAGCGAGCTGATGGTGAAGCAGATGGCGGGCGCGTACAAGGTGAAGAACGAGGACCTGCGCACGCTGTACGAGGAGGCGTGCCGGTTGCGGAAGCAGTTCGAGAGCGTCACCATCACGCACGTGCGGCGCGAGCAAAACAAGCGCGCCGACGCGATCGGCAACGAGGCGCTCGACGGGCGCCCGCGGAAGCGGGGGCAAGTCCCGCCTCCGGTCCACACCCCGCGTCCGGAAGATGGGGCCGGAGGGCACCCTTCCCCGGCGTCCGACGCCCCGGTTCGTACCGACGCGGTCCGGTGCCTCACCGACGCCGCGAACCACTGGGCCGCTAAGGGCCTTAAGGGGCTCCCCCCGGAGGCGGTGTGGGAGCAGTTGTGGTCGCTGCTGGAAGAGTCCGGGGTGCTCAAAAAGAAGGCGAAGTGA
- a CDS encoding PEP/pyruvate-binding domain-containing protein gives MPDLLLLEEIGDAEAALVGGKGLSLGKTARAGLPVPGGFVVTTQAYRRLVERGVRSDPGFVRAVLGAHDALGGGAVAVRSSATAEDAADASFAGQQETVLGVRGGDALLDAIEHCWRSLFTARAVAYRSRQSVDDAALAMAVVVQKLVPAEAAGVLFTRDPLDPDGRRMLVESAWGLGEVVVSGRVQPDRFTLDRGTGAVLSRTLGSKAVRVVGGAEEHVPAELQRQFSLTDPALADLADLGRRVEAFYGDARDIEWAYAGGRFALLQARPITAAGAAERERVRRVVVAELRAKAYPKGTVWVRYNLSEVLPAPTPMTWAVVQRLLSADGGFGAMNRDLGAEPDPALGALSGFDLVAGRPMANLSRLPRMQFSRPPFEYPLGEYKRDPRKALNPKPVLKPLAGAGCVLGVLALPGTMLSLMRLMNTTKRRSADFAQRFEQETAPAFARSVAQALTQRWSGCEPDALLLEFHAWINRTLVDFARESLKATVFADLAWSEAFEFLKPKLGEERARAAVGELSLGAAPPKGANLAEAVRDLASGHLSRADFLDQFGHRGTNEMELAQPRWSEAPQELDKLIRGVGSRSRPADEVAVGAIAAEAKLVGPLRDQLATKVDRLRTFLGLREAGKHYLLMGYAVIRRALVELDQRFGLRGGIFFLTPADLPDLIKGQDLSAKIAAARKRRQAELSLEVPPVLFSDDLDAIGRPLPVPEGGSKFEGVALSAGVAEGPALVLTEPTAAPPEGGYVLVCPSTDPAWVPLFVHASALVMETGGVLSHGAIVAREFGLPAVAGLPGATQQIKTGQMVRVDGARGTVTVLGETA, from the coding sequence ATGCCGGACCTGCTCTTGCTCGAAGAGATCGGCGACGCCGAAGCGGCCCTCGTCGGCGGGAAGGGTTTGAGTCTGGGCAAGACCGCCCGCGCCGGATTGCCCGTGCCGGGCGGGTTCGTGGTCACCACACAGGCGTACCGGCGACTGGTCGAGCGCGGGGTGCGGTCCGATCCGGGGTTCGTTCGGGCGGTCCTCGGCGCGCACGACGCGCTCGGCGGTGGGGCCGTCGCGGTGCGGTCGAGCGCGACCGCCGAGGACGCCGCGGACGCCAGCTTCGCGGGCCAGCAGGAGACGGTTCTCGGGGTCCGGGGCGGGGACGCGCTGCTGGACGCGATCGAGCACTGCTGGCGGTCGCTGTTCACGGCGCGGGCCGTGGCGTACCGGAGCCGGCAGAGCGTCGATGACGCCGCGCTCGCGATGGCGGTGGTGGTTCAGAAGCTCGTGCCGGCCGAGGCCGCGGGCGTGCTGTTCACCCGCGACCCGCTCGACCCCGACGGCCGGCGCATGCTCGTCGAGTCCGCCTGGGGGTTGGGGGAGGTCGTCGTTTCCGGGCGCGTGCAGCCCGACCGCTTCACACTCGATCGCGGTACCGGTGCCGTGCTGAGCCGCACGCTCGGCTCGAAGGCCGTTCGTGTGGTCGGGGGGGCCGAGGAGCACGTCCCAGCGGAGCTTCAGCGGCAGTTCAGCCTCACGGACCCGGCGCTCGCCGACCTCGCGGACCTGGGCCGCCGGGTCGAGGCGTTCTACGGCGACGCCCGCGACATCGAGTGGGCCTACGCCGGCGGCCGGTTCGCGCTGCTCCAGGCGCGGCCGATCACGGCCGCGGGCGCCGCGGAGCGCGAGCGGGTGCGGAGGGTGGTGGTCGCCGAGTTGCGGGCGAAGGCGTACCCGAAGGGGACCGTGTGGGTGCGGTACAACCTGAGCGAGGTGCTGCCCGCGCCGACGCCGATGACGTGGGCCGTGGTGCAGCGGCTGCTGAGCGCCGACGGCGGGTTTGGGGCCATGAACCGCGACCTCGGCGCGGAGCCCGACCCGGCCCTCGGGGCGCTGTCGGGGTTCGACCTCGTCGCGGGGCGGCCGATGGCCAACTTGTCGCGGCTGCCGCGGATGCAATTCTCCCGGCCCCCCTTCGAGTATCCGTTAGGCGAATATAAACGGGACCCGCGGAAGGCCCTGAACCCCAAGCCGGTGCTGAAACCGCTGGCCGGGGCGGGGTGCGTGCTCGGCGTGCTCGCGCTTCCCGGAACGATGTTGAGCCTCATGCGGCTGATGAACACGACGAAGCGGCGGTCCGCCGACTTCGCGCAGCGGTTCGAGCAGGAGACGGCGCCCGCGTTCGCCCGGTCTGTGGCGCAGGCGCTCACTCAACGGTGGTCCGGGTGCGAGCCGGACGCGCTTCTGCTGGAATTTCATGCGTGGATCAACCGGACGCTGGTGGACTTCGCCCGCGAGAGCCTCAAGGCGACCGTGTTCGCCGACCTGGCCTGGTCCGAGGCGTTCGAGTTCCTGAAGCCCAAGCTGGGAGAGGAACGCGCCCGGGCCGCGGTCGGGGAGCTGAGTTTGGGGGCCGCGCCACCGAAAGGGGCCAACCTTGCGGAGGCCGTTCGCGACCTCGCGAGCGGTCACCTGTCGCGGGCCGATTTCCTCGACCAGTTCGGGCACCGCGGCACCAACGAGATGGAACTCGCCCAGCCGAGGTGGTCCGAGGCGCCGCAGGAACTGGACAAGCTGATTCGCGGGGTCGGTTCGCGCTCGCGCCCCGCGGATGAGGTGGCCGTCGGTGCGATCGCCGCAGAAGCGAAGCTCGTCGGCCCCCTCCGCGATCAACTCGCGACGAAGGTTGATCGACTCCGCACGTTCCTGGGGCTGCGCGAGGCGGGTAAGCACTACCTGCTAATGGGGTACGCGGTGATCCGCCGCGCCCTGGTCGAACTGGACCAGCGGTTCGGGTTGCGCGGCGGCATCTTCTTCCTCACCCCGGCCGATCTGCCGGACCTGATCAAAGGTCAAGACCTGTCCGCCAAGATCGCGGCGGCCCGGAAGCGGCGGCAGGCGGAACTGTCGCTGGAGGTGCCCCCGGTGCTGTTCAGCGACGACCTGGACGCGATCGGCCGCCCGCTTCCGGTTCCTGAAGGAGGGAGCAAGTTTGAAGGGGTGGCGCTCTCCGCGGGCGTTGCCGAAGGCCCGGCGCTGGTGCTCACGGAGCCCACCGCGGCGCCGCCCGAGGGCGGGTACGTACTGGTGTGCCCGTCAACGGACCCCGCGTGGGTCCCGCTGTTCGTTCACGCGAGCGCGCTGGTGATGGAAACGGGCGGGGTGTTGTCGCACGGTGCGATTGTGGCGCGCGAGTTCGGTCTACCCGCGGTCGCGGGCTTGCCCGGCGCCACACAGCAAATCAAGACGGGACAGATGGTTCGCGTCGATGGCGCCCGCGGTACGGTAACGGTGCTGGGCGAGACGGCGTGA